The following proteins are co-located in the Sporolactobacillus pectinivorans genome:
- a CDS encoding DMT family transporter, with amino-acid sequence MKNKSSYLILYMFLGLFAGMLSPIQTSINSELRSDVQSPLVASLISFSVGTIALFLLVSIIEHRRLFNTNILEKGRRVISENPWWLWIGGILGVVFVTSNIFLLPVIGAALTVVLALCGQMVIALIIDHFGWFGVPKHQINIQRIFGIILMVSGIFLIQHF; translated from the coding sequence ATGAAAAACAAATCATCGTATTTAATACTTTACATGTTCCTTGGCCTGTTTGCGGGAATGCTGTCACCGATTCAAACATCGATTAATTCAGAACTGAGAAGCGATGTTCAATCTCCACTTGTTGCGTCTCTCATTTCTTTTTCAGTAGGAACAATAGCTCTTTTTCTTCTTGTTTCGATTATTGAGCATCGGCGGTTATTCAATACGAACATCTTAGAAAAGGGGAGAAGAGTCATTTCAGAGAATCCCTGGTGGCTCTGGATAGGAGGGATACTGGGAGTTGTTTTTGTAACATCTAATATATTTTTGTTGCCCGTTATCGGGGCTGCTTTAACTGTTGTTTTGGCTTTATGTGGTCAGATGGTCATCGCGCTCATTATTGATCATTTTGGCTGGTTCGGGGTACCCAAACATCAGATAAACATACAACGTATTTTCGGCATTATACTGATGGTTTCAGGAATATTTTTGATTCAGCACTTTTAA
- a CDS encoding HAD family hydrolase — protein sequence MKYKNVPLNWKSLYKEALKDVLISCNCIPNKNMIEAGEKVLSKYNTRITYREVEVSSDQIFSEILETWKLNIDKCLNKTKKTFYSYFHRTSQLYDDTIYTLEALKKQGVKIGILTDVPYGMDRDYVLSDIEVFKDYIDVLLTSADVGFRKPNKQGYLDLLSKLGVSANNLVFVGDEQKDIKGANSIGTYSVLINRTNAKKEYGQRKEINSLKELLAI from the coding sequence ATGAAATACAAAAATGTTCCACTAAATTGGAAAAGCTTGTACAAAGAAGCTCTGAAAGATGTTCTGATCAGCTGTAACTGTATTCCAAATAAAAATATGATCGAAGCAGGAGAAAAAGTTCTATCAAAATATAATACAAGAATAACCTATAGAGAAGTTGAAGTATCTTCTGACCAAATATTCTCTGAAATATTGGAAACGTGGAAATTAAATATCGATAAATGTTTGAACAAGACAAAAAAGACCTTTTATTCTTACTTTCACCGAACTTCACAACTATATGATGATACAATCTATACTTTAGAAGCTTTAAAAAAACAAGGCGTAAAAATTGGCATATTAACCGATGTGCCTTATGGGATGGATCGAGATTACGTTTTGTCTGATATTGAGGTCTTTAAAGATTATATTGATGTATTATTGACTTCAGCTGATGTTGGTTTTAGAAAACCGAACAAACAAGGCTATTTGGACTTATTAAGTAAGCTGGGAGTCTCTGCAAACAACCTAGTATTTGTAGGTGATGAACAAAAAGATATTAAAGGAGCCAATAGCATAGGTACATATTCGGTTTTAATAAACAGAACAAATGCAAAAAAAGAATACGGTCAAAGAAAAGAGATAAATTCTCTAAAGGAGTTATTAGCAATTTAA